One Felis catus isolate Fca126 chromosome D1, F.catus_Fca126_mat1.0, whole genome shotgun sequence DNA segment encodes these proteins:
- the LGALS12 gene encoding galectin-12 isoform X1 yields MSPGEKPDPLPDNFILQPPVFHPVVPYVTTIFGGLRAGKMVTLQGVVPLDARRFQVDFQCGCSVHPRPDIAIHFNPRFHTTKPHVICNTLYLERWQAEARWPRLGLQRGASFLILFLFGNEEMKVSVNGQHFLHYRYRLPLSRVDTLGIFGDILVEAVGFLNINPFAEGGIEYPVGYPFLLKSPSLEVPCSRALPKGLWPGQVIVLRGLVLPEPKDLTLSLRDQAAHVPVTLRASFADRTLAWIAPWGCKKLISAPFLFYPRRFFEVLLLCQEGGLKLALNGQGLGATGVHRQVLEQLRELRISGSVQLYCVHC; encoded by the exons ATGTCACCCGGAGAAAAACCGGACCCACTTCCCGACAACTTCATCCTGCAGCCACCAGTTTTCCACCCG GTGGTTCCTTACGTGACGACAATTTTCGGTGGCCTGCGTGCAGGCAAGATGGTCACGCTCCAGGGAGTGGTCCCTCTCGACGCACGCAG GTTCCAGGTAGACTTCCAGTGCGGCTGCAGCGTGCATCCCCGGCCGGACATCGCCATCCACTTCAACCCTCGCTTCCACACCACCAAGCCCCACGTCATCTGCAACACCCTGTACCTCGAGCGCTGGCAGGCCGAGGCCCGGTGGCCCCGCCTGGGCCTGCAGAGAGGAGCCAGCTTCCTCATCCTCTTTCTCTTcggaaatgaagaaatgaag GTGAGCGTGAACGGACAGCACTTTCTCCACTACCGCTACCGGCTCCCGCTGTCCCGTGTGGACACCCTGGGCATATTTGGTGACATCTTGGTGGAGGCCGTTGGGTTCCTGAACATCAAC CCATTTGCAGAGGGCGGCATTGAGTATCCGGTCGGATAT CCCTTCCTGCTGAAGAGCCCCAGCCTG GAGGTGCCCTGCTCTCGGGCCCTTCCCAAGGGTCTCTGGCCGGGACAGGTGATCGTACTGCGGGGGCTGGTCTTGCCAGAGCCAAAGGA CCTCACGCTGAGCCTGCGGGACCAGGCGGCTCATGTGCCTGTGACGCTCAGGGCTTCCTTCGCAGACAGAACTCTGGCCTGGATCGCGCCCTGGGGTTGCAAGAAGCTGATCTCGGCCCCCTTCCTGTTCTACCCCCGGCGATTTTTTGAG GTGCTGCTCCTGTGCCAGGAGGGAGGGCTGAAGCTGGCGCTCAacgggcagggcctgggggccaCCGGCGTGCACCGGCAGGTCCTGGAGCAGCTGCGGGAGCTCCGGATCAGTGGCAGCGTCCAGCTCTACTGTGTCCACTGCTGA
- the LGALS12 gene encoding galectin-12 isoform X2, protein MVTLQGVVPLDARRFQVDFQCGCSVHPRPDIAIHFNPRFHTTKPHVICNTLYLERWQAEARWPRLGLQRGASFLILFLFGNEEMKVSVNGQHFLHYRYRLPLSRVDTLGIFGDILVEAVGFLNINPFAEGGIEYPVGYPFLLKSPSLEVPCSRALPKGLWPGQVIVLRGLVLPEPKDLTLSLRDQAAHVPVTLRASFADRTLAWIAPWGCKKLISAPFLFYPRRFFEVLLLCQEGGLKLALNGQGLGATGVHRQVLEQLRELRISGSVQLYCVHC, encoded by the exons ATGGTCACGCTCCAGGGAGTGGTCCCTCTCGACGCACGCAG GTTCCAGGTAGACTTCCAGTGCGGCTGCAGCGTGCATCCCCGGCCGGACATCGCCATCCACTTCAACCCTCGCTTCCACACCACCAAGCCCCACGTCATCTGCAACACCCTGTACCTCGAGCGCTGGCAGGCCGAGGCCCGGTGGCCCCGCCTGGGCCTGCAGAGAGGAGCCAGCTTCCTCATCCTCTTTCTCTTcggaaatgaagaaatgaag GTGAGCGTGAACGGACAGCACTTTCTCCACTACCGCTACCGGCTCCCGCTGTCCCGTGTGGACACCCTGGGCATATTTGGTGACATCTTGGTGGAGGCCGTTGGGTTCCTGAACATCAAC CCATTTGCAGAGGGCGGCATTGAGTATCCGGTCGGATAT CCCTTCCTGCTGAAGAGCCCCAGCCTG GAGGTGCCCTGCTCTCGGGCCCTTCCCAAGGGTCTCTGGCCGGGACAGGTGATCGTACTGCGGGGGCTGGTCTTGCCAGAGCCAAAGGA CCTCACGCTGAGCCTGCGGGACCAGGCGGCTCATGTGCCTGTGACGCTCAGGGCTTCCTTCGCAGACAGAACTCTGGCCTGGATCGCGCCCTGGGGTTGCAAGAAGCTGATCTCGGCCCCCTTCCTGTTCTACCCCCGGCGATTTTTTGAG GTGCTGCTCCTGTGCCAGGAGGGAGGGCTGAAGCTGGCGCTCAacgggcagggcctgggggccaCCGGCGTGCACCGGCAGGTCCTGGAGCAGCTGCGGGAGCTCCGGATCAGTGGCAGCGTCCAGCTCTACTGTGTCCACTGCTGA